DNA from Synechococcus elongatus PCC 6301:
CCGTCAGCAACTGTCGCAACGATTGCAACAACAGCAGCAGAAACTGCAGCAAAAACAACAGGATTTTCAAGGTCGATTACTAGCGGCGGAAGATGCCGATCGCTGGCGGCAGCAGGGCGATTTGCTGATGGCTTCCCTTGATCAGTGGCAGCCTGGCATGGAGTCTCTAACCTTGCCAGATTTTGAGACGGGCAAGCCGCAGCAGCTTCAGCTCGATCCGGCCTTGAATGCGGTGCAAAATGCCCAGCGTTTCTATCGCCGGCACCAAAAAGCCAAGCGATCGCGGCAGGCGGTTTTACCGTTGCTGGCAGAAGTAGAAGCTGAACTACGCTATCTCGACAGCATCGCGACGGCTTTAGCTCCGCTACAAACGGCCCAGACCCGTGCCGATTGGTTGGCACTGCAGGATATTCGTGAGGAGCTGGCACAACAAGGCTACTGGCCTTACAAGACCGATCGCCCCAGACCAACGCGATCGCAACCTGATTTTCTGCGCTACCAAAGCCCCAGCGGCTATGAAGTTTGGGTGGGGCGCAACAATCGCCAGAACGAAATCCTCACCTTCCAAAGCGCCACGGATTACGATCTCTGGTTTCACGCCCAAGAAATTCCCGGCAGTCACGTCCTGCTGCGCTTACCCGCAGGCGATCGCCCCGATCCAGTTGACCTTCAGTTCAGCGCTGATCTGGCAGCACTCCACAGTCGCGCAGCTCAAGCCGATCAAGTGCCCGTCGTTTGGACGGAACCGCGCAATGTCTGGAAGCCAAAGGGTGCCCATCCGGGTATGGTGCTCTACCGGCAGGAGCGAGTGATTTGGGCTCAGCCCCAACAGCGGCGATCGCAACTCACTGATAACGTAGCGTTATCAACCGCTAGGTAATTATCCCTAAATCCCTATGAGCTGAAAACGTAGCCACGATTACACTCTTGTTACACTTGAGTCATAAGGGTACTCCCAAGCTTTGCAGGGGCTGTCTGAGGATTGGGACCACAGCACGGCCACCCACCTGTATCAACTTCATTCAATCAGTAAGGTCAGCGCCAGCGCTGGCCTTTTTGTTCATCACTATTGCGAGCATCAATCGAATAGCAATCGTGCTGGCCCAACTCAGGCTATATCGTTACTGGATTGACACTCAATATTTCCCTTCTAGAAAGAATGGTTACTCTCTGGAGTAACAGACAATTGCAGGTCGGCATGATCAATGCAGCCTAGGATAGCCGGGCTGTGCATTCCAGAATCAAGCGTTGGTTGATCAGAGCGTAGGGCTGGATCTCAAGGGCGGCGCGAAAAGCAGTGATCGCCTCTCGATACTGACCGAGGGGCTGCCAAGCTCAATCCCTTGCCGTGCAAAGCCCCAAAGTGAATGGGGTTGAGGTCGATGACGCGATCGCAATCTTCCAAGGACTCGGAATAGCGCCCTTGCAAGTAGTGCAGAACCGCACGACGGTTCCACGCTTCAGCAAAGTCTGGCAGTTGGTTAATCAAGTCACTTAAGAGTTGCTCCGCCTCTGCCATTTCACCAGCAGTCATCAGCACTTCCGCCCGCTGTAGCCCATTCAGACCATAGGTTCCTTTCTGGCGATACCAGCGCTGCCAAAGTTGCTGAGTGGCGCGATCGCGCACTTGAGGTTCAGTGTCTTTGAGATCCGACAGCAGCGCTGCCAAGCTAGGGTCTTCCATCCGTGTCTTGGTGGGGTTGCTAGGTGCCCGGAGCTCAGCCGGCGTCGCCCAC
Protein-coding regions in this window:
- a CDS encoding Rqc2 family fibronectin-binding protein, producing the protein MQPVDYTTLVAVCRELQTAVVPARLEQVYQRDRFSLSLGLRTMSDRPWLLLSWHPEAARLHLDTPPPRDPDTFTLSQQLQAVLKGFALIDLHIPQPWERIVTLSFGDRPGDPPRFRLLLEVMGKYSNLVLVNGDSEIVTVAHQVSDRQSRLRTVRTGEPYEWPPALTTPIPDLDEPFDRWCERLQLVPGRLDRQLIQCYRGLSSRLVQQLCRQADLDPQQNTAAIAPAAWQQLYGAWQDWLRGLQAETAFQPQLQESGYRLLPTGPDSANSVNAVIATYYDRQLLSQQFQQLRQQLSQRLQQQQQKLQQKQQDFQGRLLAAEDADRWRQQGDLLMASLDQWQPGMESLTLPDFETGKPQQLQLDPALNAVQNAQRFYRRHQKAKRSRQAVLPLLAEVEAELRYLDSIATALAPLQTAQTRADWLALQDIREELAQQGYWPYKTDRPRPTRSQPDFLRYQSPSGYEVWVGRNNRQNEILTFQSATDYDLWFHAQEIPGSHVLLRLPAGDRPDPVDLQFSADLAALHSRAAQADQVPVVWTEPRNVWKPKGAHPGMVLYRQERVIWAQPQQRRSQLTDNVALSTAR
- a CDS encoding tetratricopeptide repeat protein, with protein sequence MEDPSLAALLSDLKDTEPQVRDRATQQLWQRWYRQKGTYGLNGLQRAEVLMTAGEMAEAEQLLSDLINQLPDFAEAWNRRAVLHYLQGRYSESLEDCDRVIDLNPIHFGALHGKGLSLAAPRSVSRGDHCFSRRP